A stretch of Planctomycetaceae bacterium DNA encodes these proteins:
- a CDS encoding diacylglycerol kinase family protein — protein MSKRFSFGNRIRSFGYAIRGVFVLIQTQHNAWIHVTATGLVILLGLIKGMTPSQWALLVLAIAIVWIAEALNTAVEILADVVSPEFNDAIGRCKDVAAGAVLMAAIAASVIGGLIFLT, from the coding sequence GTGAGCAAACGATTCTCATTTGGCAATCGCATCCGGAGTTTTGGGTATGCCATTCGAGGAGTGTTTGTGCTGATTCAGACACAGCACAACGCGTGGATCCATGTCACTGCGACCGGGCTTGTCATTCTGCTGGGCCTGATCAAAGGTATGACACCATCGCAATGGGCTTTACTGGTCCTGGCCATCGCAATCGTCTGGATTGCAGAGGCGCTGAACACAGCGGTTGAAATTCTGGCGGACGTGGTGTCGCCGGAATTCAATGATGCCATTGGGAGATGCAAAGATGTTGCTGCCGGAGCCGTTCTGATGGCTGCGATAGCCGCCAGTGTCATTGGAGGGCTGATCTTCCTGACCTGA